In the genome of Carya illinoinensis cultivar Pawnee chromosome 13, C.illinoinensisPawnee_v1, whole genome shotgun sequence, the window AACGATTTCTGAATGCAATCCTGTGCAATCTTGTGACCTACACATATgaagagaataataaaatactcATAAAGAGCAGGAAAAATCTATCataatatgaaaaagaaaaattgtcgtgaaaataaaaaacttaccaaaaataacaaattggctaaatgacaaaaatttcactatctcatttatttatttttataagtacttatatatcatttattatttataaagacagaaaatcatatcttttctgaataaaaaaaatcatccacACAAAATCATATctaatcatgaaaaatattagcatattacttaCTTCCATATCTCTTCCATCATAACTCGACCTTCTCAATGGTTGGCAATAACCTCTCATCAACAAATTATTACGCAGACGAACTTTTTGATGAAAATTGATTAATAGACTGTAATGCATATAAACAGAAATCTTGATGCCAATAGGCATTAATTCAAATTCAATAAAGTGCCTAGAAATATATGTGGATGTAGAAACTGGATAAATTAGATAGGATAGCAAAGTAAAGACTCAAAAGTAATTAGAATTTGTTGCTAAACTACCAACTGAAACAGCACAATGTTAAAGACATATCATGAATTCATACAAGTAAACTTTCACCCTTTAAGCAGTCAATAGCATCCCCAAGAATAGAAACTCTATCCAGTTTTGGGAAGCACGACCGTTTGCTCTGAAAGCCAGAAACAATGAGATATTTCAGAAACATGGTGAAGATTTGAGGCTATCAAGGCATTCATTGGCCTCTTTTATCATAATCTTAAATAATTTACAGATAATTATTGAAGTTAACAACAGCAATACCTCAATAAAAATGTCACCAACTCAAGATTTAATGAGCTTGGTTAAGAAATCTAATATGCACCCACTTCATGTCATGCCTATGGAAGTCCACAATTAAAACTTATTAATTGGATGTTTGCTATATTCTTGACATAGAACATACAAGTGTGCAGAATATTCTCTAATGAGAAGATAAAAAacagttttaaaataattaaacaaagAAGAGTACCATATATTGCATGAAAGGATTCTGATCTACcttataactataattttgaaatttatcaaaaaaaaaataaacattaaacaAAGAAGTGTTTACCAATAGCAATTTGTGAGCTTCACGAAATCTATAGCCCTGAACCCAGAACATGTATGCCAactgaaattcaaaacaaaatcttcagaacaataagaatgaaaaatCAATCATGGATCGGTACAGATGCAGAGATAATATGGGTAGCCCTTCATGAATGTGATGATgagtatttaaaattaaacattaGAAACACATTCCTTCTGCACCAAGGTGGATGACACATTCCTTTTCTGAAGTTTCTGTCGCAATACTTTTGGAGATATGGTAAATGGGCCTGCATAAAATGAAGTTAGATCCTCAATATGGTTATTGTTGTTATCTGTTAGGCCAAACAAAACAGTGTGAAGAAAAGGTATAAACACAAACAATTGCCAAACTAACTCTGTAGGAAGTAATTAAATGGAATAGGCAATGTGTCTTCCTAAACAGAGCTGCAGCATCATGGTTCTCATCTTGATAATCCTTAAATCCTCTCTGCATCCCCTCTCGCCCCAACACACATGCTAAAGTGGAAGACCGAGTGGATAAAGTTAGTAAATGGAAGCCGAATGACTTAAGAGTTGTGAAAGACCAAGTACATCACCACATGGTCAAGCTAGTATAAAGTAACCCAAACTTATGCTGAAACTTCTTCGTTTATAAAATGAGGGAACCTCACTCACTCTTGTTACCTACCAGAAACAACAGAGCATATTTTGGAaatcaaccaaaaaataaaatatttccctTGCATAACCATCTAGGTTAACTTACAAACATTGCGTCCCATTTAACTACACGTAGGACATTAATGGAGCTAATAAAATAATTCGATCGTGATTTTGTCTTTTCCCTCAAAACCCATTTATGGCATATTACAGAAGCTTTCGAATAGAAGATCACCGAGCAAtaaattttacctttttttaatctctctgaATTTTTAGAGAAGAATATAGCAGCATGGgttactttaaaaaattagGATATGGTCAAACTCACACGGTATATTGGTGGCGCCTGTGAAATACAAAACCAACTTTGTTGGGCCACTGGCGCAACACCCTCTGCCTGTAAACcagtaatatataaatatagtataaGAGTGAAAAAGGGAAGCTTTAATTAAATAAAGCGCACACAAAGAAGGAAGAGGCTCGTGAGAAAtgttctcaatttaattttttgtaccTGGCCATTAACAACGGCTCCAATGGTCAAATACCAAGCAGTTTAGGTGGTCATTCCCAGCCCAAGGAAGGACCAAATCCTGTAGTTGTGGAATGAGGGTATGAACACAGTGGTGGCACAGCAAGTTCCAAAGATATATGTCCATGTTCTCTTGTCCAAATGGTCGTCTATGTAGTATATATTACTGTATAATTAATCCCACGTAAAAGCACAAATTTTTAGTCATAAACATAACCCAAATCTTATTATCGCCTTGAAACTACAAATCCAAAGGCAAAGATGGAAAGCCAAGTTTGAGAGAAGAATACCTTGCACAAGCTATGAGCTGGATAACAGATCCAAAGAGGAGGAAGGTACAGTTGAAGGCCAACCCAACGGCTTTCCAGTACAGGCCAAGTAAACCATAGAGCACTTCAAACCACTGTCCATAGATACACAAAAgaacaattcattttttttttgatactcaaattcaaataaatttgaGTTGTATGAAATTGTACAGTGTGACGGTGTTCTTGAAATGCTTACCTGGATGACATGGTTCTTCAAGCTGGCATTCTCTTTCTCCTTTCGGCTTCGGTACTCGACGTATAGAATACTGATAAGATAAGCAGTCCAGCTTCCAAGCAGACCAAAAAAGACCTGCAGTATAATCCCTGAAAGCATACCCATTTGAGAGAAAGAGTATGGCAGCGTTAACAGAACGTGAGCCACCTgtaaaaccaaaatcaaaaccaaaaaccaaaatcagTAAAATCTTTCTCTGATAAAActgattgaaaaaatatttttatgaatccAACTTAtgacttgaattttttttccccagCTGAACCATGCATCATAGACAGACCCACCATGCCAGAAAAAGCTTTTGAGGCCCAAACCCGACTCGTCtaccttctcttcctctctgtcATCACGCTCAGTCAAGTTGAAGCTCGAGACCATGGCCTCCTCCGCTTGTTTCTGAGGTAACATTTCTTATAGACGAAGGGAAACTTTGAGTTGGAGTCCGCGTAGAAGAACAAGAGCCAGTAGTTGTTTCTTGGGGCTTGATTCGTGGGCTTTGAGAGTCGAGATCTGACAAAAAAGAGCACCTCTTGTAAGGGGGAATTAAGGAGGAACTTTTGCAGGACAGTGAGCACTGGTCGTTAGTATTTAAGAACCAGAGCTATAACAGTGAGCACTGGAAATTGCAGAGGCTGTGGTCGAGACGATGGAAACAGAGGGAGAAAGAGGCGTTGGGTCCGGGTCTCACAGCTTCGATGCTTTGGATTTCAGCTAAACGAAGAGAAATGGAGGGTTGCGAGTtacagaaagaaaagagagagagttgcgaGGTAGACGAATAAAGCTTGAGAATGGATTTGTGTGGTCTAAAATCATTCTGTAAAAATATCACTGACATAACGTCACACCACGTGACAGTAAAACATCTCACCCATTTCCAAAAGACAAATAAAACCCAACTGCACGGCAACAAATCGATATAAATCAAAGGGCAGAAAAGTCAGAGACCAAATACACGgaaacagaaaatgaaaagtaaaaaaattactgtTCTTAACACTGTTCTTGATACTGTAGCACGCCCATCCgcacttttaatatataagagatatagtatatatatatttatagtactatatatatttagaattttgttacatacaagtacGGTCGTATACTAATctatgtaccaatactgatttattcatatttaaaatttaaattaatattgtttttaataaaatctactttttgaccaatcacatcacattaatacataaattaatgtacaattatatttacaactatatttttccatatatttaTAGTACGTTGCTACGTCCGCAAGGATGAAATCCTCTACCGAtcagttaaatttatttatgttttatagttttactttcaccatttttaaaccatttagacatttctaaaaaataaaaatatctcatatttatttaaaaatacttatttaatcattaaataaaaaactgttaaaaaaataataaaaaattccgTTGAATTTAGGCTTAAAGACTTTAAATTATATGGCCAACATTTAAAGTCTTGCAAATTAATTATAGGGACCAACATTTAAATGTGCTAGATTATTAGTGTCGAGTCAACATTTATGTACAGCTCAAAGAGATGTACGTAGACACAGTATGTGAACATTGTTATATTAAATGCTGTTTGTGGACAAATAGAGGTTAAAAGAAAGTCGTTTTACGGTGATTAATGATTTTCGATTACATaatagtcaaataattattccTGAGCATTATACGAGTCGAAGATtagtttttctataattttaagGTGCATGAAGAACTGAGTTCATGCAGGATGCTTTCCGTGACAAGACATCCAGCATCAGCCCTTCTATTAGATGGTAAACTAGATCCACTCATATAGGATTAAAGCCCTATTAAATTCAAatcattaatatcaaaataaaaagcaaagagTTGTCGATTATAAGCACCGTTAGATGGATCAGAGGGCTGGTACTTACTATAAAGAGACCAAGTCAACAAAACTAATAACAACCACACGTTCATTTGGAGAGTGAAAGGAGTGGGAAGTAGAATCCATAAAGGAGTGACATCACAACAAACAAAACTCGTTAGCAGCGACTGCCTCtgacaatatgttacacgattCGTTAAATCAACACGAACACGATATGATAATAGCGGATTAGGATTTAACCTTAATGGATTCGGGCCAAAAcggattgacccgttaagacacgattgcttaacagattaatccgttttgacccgttatgacacgttaagaaaattaaaattacaattatacccttatatttaaaaataaaattattagaatttcaatttcgatatttttattatttggattgtaattttggacttatacttagttttataatttttatagatgttgtaattttaacatttatgtaaaattatgttaaatttaatcaggttaaaaaagttaatttcaggcctattcaatccatttatataaatagtttaaaatgagttgtattatgtcttattaacctatttcgtaatattttcttaatttatttgtttacttataaaaaaaacatatttcataatatttattaatgggtcaaaacgggttgacacgacatgacctgttatgttaatgggtcgtattagggtttgagattttgacatgataagcttaacgggtcgggttaggattgacctatatgacccgttaacacgatttgacacgatacgaatacgatccgttaacacgatttcACACCCCTACCTCACAGCGCTGATCTGGAGAGAGAGTTCAAAATTCTTTTGGAAAAATCTCACCGTCGATATTTTTGCTGTGTTTATTTGCTTCTCTGGCTTGAGTTTCTTTCTGTAAGACTCTACATCTTCACCTTCTTTCTAACTTACACCCTTTGTTTTGTGGAATAGTTGATTGCTGATTTAGTACTTTGAATTGCAGGGTTGTTTGAAAAGGATTCTTTTGATCTTTTGTATCTACGTTGGGAGTCATACAACTTGAGGTAAGAGACCATCTCCTCCAACTTTACTATCTCCATCACTTTCCCTTTTCTGAAGAATATCTTCCTGTAGTAAGCAAACCGAAGCCATTTAAATTtaaccctttttatttttatctgatCGTGGCCAACGAGAAGGGGATGGAGATAATAGTCAAAtagtcaaataatttaatagTTCTTCAGGTGCATGAAGAACTGAGTTCAGATTCCCCTTGGAAATTTGTAAACTCCTCAAAAAGTCTTGAAGAATAGCTTCATGGATGCTTTCCGTGACAAGAAAATCCAACATCAGCCTTCTATTATATGGTAAACTAGATCCACTCATATAGAATTAAAGCCCTATTAAATTCAAATcattaatatcaaaattaataaCAAAGAGTTGTCGATTATAAGCAGTAAGCACCGTTAGATGGATCAGAGGGCTAGAAGGTAATTGCCCTGGGTGGGAAGGTAGGAACACTATGCCATTTTCCTACCATCACTTTTAGTTCACATACTCTGGTCATATTATATCATCTTAGGTCACATTGaaagtgtttattttatttttgtataaatttacttatccaaaaaaatatatttttgtataaatcACTTAGGTGCGGcttggatagtgagttaaaatgagacgaattgagataaaaattaaaatataaaaattgaataaaatattattagaatagtattattcattttgatatttaaaaaaattgaattatttattatattttgtatgagaactttataaaattataataattagatgaaatactTCTTATATCCGAACGAGGTAGTTAAATGTATAAGAGGAATTGTGTTATTAAATAGATAAGCTTTggttaatttaagaaaaaatgctATATGCAATCGTTTTACATAGTTGGGTCCCACTTTCTCCCTTTcttccttcctctctctcttccattctcTTTCTCATCATATGgccttttctttctctcacaCCTCTCACTGAATGCACTCCCACTTTCTCTCcagagtttttagttttttgtgttttgtgctGGGAATGAAGCACTCAAGCAACCAAGGAACCCGATCTTGAGGGAGACGCATTCCacatatcattttatttgttgATCTTGCAATGGGTCCTCTAATGTTAGTCAAATCCTTGCCGTGGCTTGTTAGAAATGAAATAGTTGACGATTATGatgatgagaaaaaaagaaactcatCTTATAGTTGTTAATTATTTCTCATTACTGGTCTCTTTTACTTGCTAACCACttaattattctattattttataattatttttaaaaaaaaatactattcatcataTCGTAGCTATTAGTTTTTAACTTTCTTACCTCCCcaattaattttaatgtttgttAAAATATGGATACAAGTGTGATTCATTGGATGGGACCAACTGACTCCttttataatcattttacgtATTACGATGTAAGCATCTTTCTGATCTTCCCATGTGACCAGAGACTGGCAGAGAGTGGATCGATGATTAAAATCAACGTCCATTCGTCAATGGTATAAGTATTATTGCATTTAAGATTCTTTGTGATGAATACTTAAAAAACTAATGCATAAATGTTAAATAATTATTCCTGCACGTTGCACACAGAATTAGATTTGACTTGACCTACCCTAATCTAATGGTGCTTAAAGGATTTTTAAGCACCGTTAGTCGGATCGGAGGGCTAGTACTTAGTAGTGAAAACTGTAAAGGGtaggaagaaaaatataatacataaagGGGTGGCAGGACAACAGCCAAAACCAcatgaagagaaaagagaacATTATTAATTTTGCATTCAAGGAGGCCACGATAATTATCTCACCGTCGATATTTTTGCTGTGTTTATTTTGGCTTGAGTTTCTCTCTGTAAGACTCTACATCTGCACCTTCTTTCTAACTTAATCTCACCCTTTGTTTTGTGGAATAGTTGATTGCTGATTTAGTACTTTGAATTGCAGGGTTGTTTGAAAAggattcttttgatttttggtaTCTACGTTTGGAGTCGTACAACTTGAGGTAAGAGACCATCTCCTCCAACTTTACTTCTTTATATCTGTTTCCCTTTTCTGAAGAATACCTTCCTGCAATAATAAGCAAACCGAAGCCATTTAAATTTaacccttttatttttatttaatcgtgGCCAACCAACTGCCTGGAATAACCCTTATAAGAGAAAGGGATGGAAATCCAATATTTCAACCACGAGCATCCCTTAGTATTTATAGAAGGTGTTGGCGAGAATGAAGTAATTGTTTGCAGAGGGTGTGACGAACCCATCTTGGATGCCGCCTACAAATGCTCTCAATACTGTAGCTTTTTCCTTCATAAATCTTGTACTGAACTGCAACGAGAGATACAAAACCCCGTACACCCAAACCACCCTCTCGTTCTCATCGCATTGGAGAGAAGACGTTGTGATTGCTGCCGTAAGTCTTCCAAAAGATGCTTCGTTTACCATTGCAAGGAGTGCGGTTTCGACCTTGACATCAAATGCGCTTCCAACTTGCAATCCAGAACTGCCGAGGACGGTCATCGACACGTATTCACTCCTATCTTGAAGCATATTCAATTCACTTGTGATATCTGTGGTGAAGATCGCAAAGACTGCGCCCGTGTATGTACCATCTGTCAACTCTTGGTTGATGGATTCTGTGCTCAATTAGCATGCACCGTTGAAATTGCAGCACACAAAGATCACTTCCTCACTCTTATATATTCTCTTCATCATCAAGTCAAGGAACAAGATGATCAAATACTCTGCCAACTCTGTTATAAAACGGTCAACACGAAGTATGGGgcttattattgtaaaatatgtgATTTCGTTGCCCACTTGAAATGTGCAAAAAGGAATTCGCTTCAGCAATTTGACAACTTAGACGCGAGTGTATATCCCCAGTACTTGTCTATGGATTCGGTTGATTTTGCAACTAATGTTATCAAAGAGATCAGcctagaagaagatgaagggacTCAGGATATTCTCGCAGAACACCCCTTTGTGGGGAGACATAACTTCATCCTTACTGATAAGAAACTCGAGGATGACAAGTTGTGTGCGGTGTGTATGCAATTAATCTTGGGCTCATTTTACAGTTGTGCTACATGTAGTGGAAAATGCAACATATTCATCCATGATAGATGTCGTAATCTACCCATAAAGAAGCAACACTTACTTCACCTGCACCCGCTCACTCTCTCGTTGGGTAACAGATACATTGGTGGGACGTTCCATTGTAGAGTTTGTCAGCATCTTCGCCACGGCTTCCGGTACAGGTGTGATGAGTGTAACTATGATCTTAACATTCATTGCTCTTCGATTCCCAACATCGTTAAACATGAAGGTCATCAACACTCCCTTCGCCTTGCTATAAGGCCTTTGGATGAAATATGCAATGGTTGCGATAGTCGGATGAATACCAGAGGTAAATTTGTATGCATCGAACCTGAATGCAATTTTGCCTTGGGTTTTGAATGTGCAATTCTCCCGCTCGTGGTGAAGTATGAATATGACAGACATGGTCTTCTCAAACTTACTTACAGTGTAGAAGACGATTCTGgagaatattattgttttatttgcgagaaagaaagaaatccaAAGCAATGGTTTTACTATTGTGGAGAATGTGATTTTGTTGCTCATCCCAAATGTATTATTGGGAAGTATCCATACATTAAATATGGATCTACTTTTAGATTCCATCCTCACCAACATCTCCTCACTTTTGTTCGGAAGATGCAATTCTCCCTTCCGTGCGACAGTTGCAACGAACCTTTTGAAGGTCTAGGCATAGAATGTAAGCAGTGCGAGTTTATTGTTTATCCGAGTATGAGGTGTGACGGAAAATACTCGATCTGAAAGAATCaaaaaagtgactattaattAGCTAGTGATATTAATTGTAAAATAGAGtgactagctagctatatatagcTGTATAATGTATTTATAAGCTGTACGTGGCTAATTGATTTGgattgatgtttttattttccatgTATTGAATAAATATCGGTAGTTCCATAGGATCGGTTTCCAAGgcttttgttattatatataatttgtcgTTATCTCTAAAACACTAGCTAGTTCATATTCCTGGCATTTTagcatttattaattaaatttgataTATAGATGATTATATATGAatcgaaaataataaaaatagtaaagtGTTTATAGATGATCAGTTGCTCATGCCAAAACAAATTAGTAGCAATTATTAagctaataattatttttgagtCTAATCAACCACATCATCAATCAAAAGGAATTAGGtgatagaatatataatatataattgaaataACTAAATTGGGGtaaatgattattaattaattaacatatatgcatgcatggtatcACTTGAtcaatatttataagaaaattttatctaatttcgAACGAGTACTGCAGCTATTCTAAAATTAAGCTTTACACCTTCAATCATAAATTATTGCCACTTAATCaggattttactatttttcaaaaaacgTAAAATGTTTTGCTCATTGTGACTTAATTAGGAAGTCATTTATGTATAATAAATAGCCCACGACATATATTTACTAAACAGTCCATAATTGCcacattttcaattatttcttaaatttagGGTGTAATAAAAATTGTTCATGAGATTTTTATAAAGTCAAATCACTTGATGTGCtttttatttatgatatatttgaataatgagatgaaataaaaattttataaatagtaataaaatgatttcgaatagtaataaaatattttgagtaagatgttttattgaatttttattaaataaaaggaaaaaagtttaattaaattattataaagttaaaaaattatttaaatattatttttgttttgaaatctaaaaagattatattgtttttttatgttttgtttaaaattttaaaaaagttgtaatgattaaataaaaaaattaaataattaaaattaaaaaatattttaaaatgagatgagatgagatgagtttgttttcatttttcaaacatcgCCTCGGTCTTTTCCCTTAggtgtgattatttgttgagAGAAACAAGTTCACGTGTTTAATTTTCATTTGCTTGCAatgcttttgtttatttttggttAATTGGGCTAATAAAATCTCATGATCAAGTGCGAGCAAAGGGAGTAGTTCATACAAAGTACAATAGTTGCAAGAAGAGGTGGGCTCATTGGTCTCATTGGTCTTGGGTTTAAAAGTCGTCaaattttgataagaaaaaagCTACTATCCCTCTCATTTTTTATTGCTCCATTTGACCATTCggctaaaacaaaaaattatttttttatttaataattaagaaaataattaagaaaataatttttaatatcttttaaaaatatttatatatcttaaaaaatgtgaaaaaaattaaaaaataaaaatatttaaataggttAACAGTCAAATGGAGCGGTGCTACTCAGACGGCAGAGTAGCACCGCTCttttgataataataaataaagaactTTTCTATTTGTTATCtacatacattatatattagatttatttttaattttttcattctttttagctttattctttttaaatgaattgaattcttctactcaccATCTACACAtcacatatttgataaaaaaaaaaaattaaaaattaaaaaatcatgtgGTGTATGATGTgagaatgataaatagaatttttcataaataaaatataattaactcaCAACTTcattacaattatatattaaacaaatagtaattttaatAAACatgcattaaataaaaataaaactctcaAACTATTCAGATCAACAACATGAAAATCTTGttataaaaagaagaaattccAATTAATTCAGGAAATCGAAATGCATATTCAAACAAATTAAGATCATCAAAGTATGTCAAGAAGCTGAGTAAAATCCCATTTTAAAATCATAACAAACATAATCTTTTCagaaaaggaaaattataatattcTGAATTGCATATGCGGATGGgaaaacaatttatttatatccCAAAATCAAACATCCCACAAAGAACTGTCTTGTATGGGAATGAAATACCCGTAATTAAACTTACGACCAAATTAATATGATATGCCTGATATGGCCCAAATTATGGAAGATTCTTACATTCTTGCATGCCCAGGCCGGTGCTCTTCACGTTGTCAAAGAGCTCCATTATTTCCAGCTTCGAATTTGGCAGTTCTATACCAATATCTGATCTAATAATCCTCCTGCTTCGCTTAGTAACATTCTTGCCggaaatttttgtttattgaaATTCCTAATGCGAAAGGGTCTAAATGCCATTCACAGTTGTGTGATGCAGTtggaataataaatatatatacatatggaaGAAAATCTgagatgtattttattttaaactgaGTTGATGCTGTTGATCATGCACTTGGGCTCTGTTTTCGAAACTTACGGCCACTTAACAAGAAAATGACACTTTCTAAAAACAGGAAGAAAATGACAGCCTAATTAATGAATTTTTATAGCCACCCTAGCTAAGATTAAATACATACCACCAA includes:
- the LOC122291737 gene encoding uncharacterized protein LOC122291737; the encoded protein is MEIQYFNHEHPLVFIEGVGENEVIVCRGCDEPILDAAYKCSQYCSFFLHKSCTELQREIQNPVHPNHPLVLIALERRRCDCCRKSSKRCFVYHCKECGFDLDIKCASNLQSRTAEDGHRHVFTPILKHIQFTCDICGEDRKDCARVCTICQLLVDGFCAQLACTVEIAAHKDHFLTLIYSLHHQVKEQDDQILCQLCYKTVNTKYGAYYCKICDFVAHLKCAKRNSLQQFDNLDASVYPQYLSMDSVDFATNVIKEISLEEDEGTQDILAEHPFVGRHNFILTDKKLEDDKLCAVCMQLILGSFYSCATCSGKCNIFIHDRCRNLPIKKQHLLHLHPLTLSLGNRYIGGTFHCRVCQHLRHGFRYRCDECNYDLNIHCSSIPNIVKHEGHQHSLRLAIRPLDEICNGCDSRMNTRGKFVCIEPECNFALGFECAILPLVVKYEYDRHGLLKLTYSVEDDSGEYYCFICEKERNPKQWFYYCGECDFVAHPKCIIGKYPYIKYGSTFRFHPHQHLLTFVRKMQFSLPCDSCNEPFEGLGIECKQCEFIVYPSMRCDGKYSI
- the LOC122291113 gene encoding auxin transporter-like protein 2 encodes the protein MLPQKQAEEAMVSSFNLTERDDREEEKVAHVLLTLPYSFSQMGMLSGIILQVFFGLLGSWTAYLISILYVEYRSRKEKENASLKNHVIQWFEVLYGLLGLYWKAVGLAFNCTFLLFGSVIQLIACASNIYYIDDHLDKRTWTYIFGTCCATTVFIPSFHNYRIWSFLGLGMTT